In the Commensalibacter nepenthis genome, ATATCATGAGGAACACGTGGACCATCGACTAACGGATCGCCACGGCGAACAAAGTCACCTTCTTGAACAGAAATATGTTTTCCTTTTGGAATTAAATATTCTGTTTCTTCACCAGTTTCTTCATTGCGAACAACAATACGGCGTTTGGCTTTATAGTCCTTACCAAATTCAACAATACCATCATTCTCTGCAATAATCGCATGATCTTTTGGACGACGTGCTTCAAATAACTCTGCAACACGAGGCAAGCCCCCTGTAATATCACGAGTTTTTGAGCCTTCACGTGGAATACGTGCTAGTACGTCACCAGCATTAACATCAACACCATTTTCAACAGATAACAAAGAATCTGGTGATAAGAAGTAACGTGCATCATTGCCATTAGCAAGTTTCATGACCTCTCCATTTGAATCTTTCAATTGGAGTCTTGGTCTCAAATCACGAGATTTACTGGTTTGTTTGTAATCCACCACCACTTTAGAAGATAAACCCGTAACTTCATCCATACGCTCAACCAAGGTAATACCGTCTATCAAATCTTGATACTCAATCGTTCCTGATTTTTCAGTAATAATTGGAAGGGTATATGGATCCCACTCTGCCATTTTCTGATTACGTGTAACCTTAGCTGCATTTTTAACAAGTAACCTTGCACCATAAGGAATACGGTAACGAGCACGCTCTACTTTGTTCTCATCCAACAATACGATTTCACAGTTTCTGGACATCACTATATCAAACCCTTGACTGTTTTGAACCACATTCAAGTTTAAGATTTTAATACTACCATCACGTGAAGCTTCCACCATTGATTGCTCTGCCCCTCTTTGAGCTGCACCACCAATATGGAATGTACGCATGGTTAGCTGAGTTCCAGGCTCGCCAATTGATTGAGCCGCAATAACACCAACAGCCTCACCGATATTCACAGGCGTACCACGAGAAAGATCACGTCCATAACAATATGCACAAACCCCAACTTGACTATCACAAGTCAAGACAGAGCGAATCATCACACTTTCAACACCAGCTTGTTCGATAACTTCAGCTTCGGATTCTTCTACTAATGTATTACGAGGATACAAGATTTTACCAGATGCTGGATCTAGAACATCTGCAGCCAAAGTACGTCCTAAAATACGTTCTGACAGAGATGAAATCACTTCACCACCATCCATAACCGCACGCACCGTCAAACCACGTTCTGTTTCACAATCTTGATCGATAATAATACAATCTTGTGCCACATCCACCAAACGACGTGTCAAATAGCCAGAGTTTGCAGTTTTTAAAGCTGTATCTGCAAGACCTTTACGTGCACCATGAGTAGACGTAAAGTAATCTAGAACAGACAAACCTTCCTTAAAGTTTGCAATAATAGGTTGTTCGATAATTTCACCAGAAGGCTTTGCCATCAAACCACGCATACCAGCAAGCTGTTTCATCTGAGCCGGTGACCCACGAGCCCCAGAATGGCTCATCATCCACACTGAGTTAATACGTTGACCAGGTTCTACACGTGAAATCTCTTTCATCATCGCTGCCTGAACTTCATCAGTACAACGTGACCAAGCATCAACAACTTTGTTGTAGCGTTCGCCGGCAGTAATCAACCCATCTTGATATTGTTGTTCAAACTCTTTCACTTCTTCTGTTGTTTTCGCAACCAATTCCTGTTTAGCATCAGGAATAATCATATCATCTTTACCGAAGGAAATCCCTGCTTTAGCAGCATAGGCAAAACCAAGCCCCATCATACGATCAGCAAAAATTACGCATTCTTTTTGACCACAATGACGATAAACCATGTCAATAATGTCAGAAATAGATTTCTTAGTTAATTGTTGGTTAATCAACTCAAAATTGATCGCAGGATGTTTCGGTAAAATCTGAGAAATCAACATACGACCAGCAGTGGTAATCACACGTTGTGTAACGGAATTACCTTCTGCATCTTTGGTTTCATATCTGGTGCGTATTTTATCATGCAATTTAATCGCTTTAGCAGATAAAGCATGCTCTATCTCACCGATATTTGCAAATACAGGAGCACCTTCTTTAACCAAACGCCCTTCTGCATCATATTCTGCTTGATCTGGCGTTAGTTTAAATTCAGGAACATCTAAACTCAAATAATACAGACCCAACACAATATCTTGTGAAGGCACAATAATCGGCTTACCACTTGCAGGGCTTAAAATATTGTTGGTGGACATCATTAAGACGCGTGCTTCTAATTGTGCTTCTAAGCTCAAAGGCACGTGCACAGCCATTTGGTCACCGTCAAAGTCAGCGTTAAATGCTGTACAAACCAATGGATGTAATTGAATAGCCTTACCTTCAACCAATACAGGTTCGAAAGCTTGAATACCCAAACGGTGCAATGTCGGCGCACGGTTCAACATCACTGGATGCTCACGAATAACTTCTTCGATAATATCCCAAACTTCTGGACGTTCTTTTTCAACCATACGCTTTGCAGCTTTAATGGTTGTTGCATGTCCATATTTTTCAAGTTTAGAATAAATAAATGGTTTAAATAGCTCTAAGGCCATTTTCTTTGGTAAACCACATTGATGTAGTTTTAATTCAGGTCCAACCACAATAACGGAACGACCAGAGTAATCAACACGTTTACCAAGCAAGTTCTGACGAAAACGACCTTGTTTCCCCTTAAGCATATCTGCCAAGGATTTCAATGGACGTTTATTTGCACCTGTAATTGCACGCCCTCTACGTCCGTTATCAAATAAGGCATCAACAGATTCTTGCAACATACGTTTTTCGTTACGCACAATAATATCTGGCGCACGAAGTTCCATCAAACGTTTTAAACGATTATTACGGTTGATTACACGACGATATAAATCGTTCAAATCAGAAGTCGCAAAACGACCACCATCCAGAGGTACCAATGGACGGAGTTCAGGTGGAATGACTGGAACAACATCCATAATCATCCATTCTGGACGACAACCACTTTCAGAGAAAGCTTCAACAAGCTTCAAACGTTTAACTAGCTTTTTACGTTTTACTTCTGAAGTTGTTTCTTTGAGTTCGGCACGCAAATCAACTTTATCAACATCACAATCGATATTAATCAAGATTTTCTTAACAGCTTCTGCACCGATGCTGATTTCAACACCTTCATGCCCATACTCATCCATGGCATCAAGATATTGTTCTTCTGAAAGCAAGCTATATTGCTTTAATGGAGAGGTTCCAGATTCTAAAACAACATAATTTTCAAAATAAAGCACCCGTTCCAAATCTTTTAAAGTCATATCAACCATCAGACCGATGCGACTTGGTAAAGATTTCAAAAACCAAATATGTGCAACAGGGCTTGCTAGTTCAATATGCCCCATACGTTCACGACGTACTTTAGCAAGAGTAACCTCAACACCGCATTTTTCACAGACAATACCACGGAATTTCATCCGTTTATATTTGCCGCACAAACATTCATAATCTTTAATCGGCCCGAAAATACGGGCACAGAATAGTCCGTCTCGTTCTGGTTTAAATGTACGATAGTTAATGGTCTCTGGTTTTTTTACTTCACCATAAGACCATGACCGTATTTGCTCAGACGAGGCTAATTGAATTTTAATTTGATCAAACGTCATTGCTTGGCCTGATTGACCAAGAATTTTCATAAGTTCATTCATTCGCCATAAACCCTTTGGGGGATTGAAGAGCCATCATAAACAGCCCTTCATATAAAAAAATACTTACAAACCAAATCAATTCGCTTATTCAGCGTTTTGTTCCAGTTCAACATTCAAACCGAGCGATTTCAGTTCTTTAATCAATACGTTAAAGCTTTCTGGAATACCTGCTTCAAAGTCATCTTGGTCTTTAACAATCGCTTCATATACTTTCGTTCTACCAGAAACGTCATCAGACTTAACTGTTAACATCTCTTGTAACGTATATGCGGCACCATATGCTTCCAATGCCCAAACTTCCATTTCCCCGAAACGCTGACCACCAAATTGGGCTTTACCACCCAATGGTTGTTGTGTGACCAACGAATATGGACCAATAGAACGAGCATGGATCTTATCATCAACCAAATGATGCAATTTCAGCATGTAAATATAACCAACAGTAACAGGGCGTTCAAAAACTTCACCCGTGCGACCATCAATCAACGTGCTTTGTCCAGATGGATTCAATCCTGCTTGGGTCAACATTCCTTCAATATCAGGAATACTTGCACCATCAAACACAGGGGTCATAATGGACACGCCCTTGCGAATATCATTACAGAATTCAACCAGCTCATTATCATCAAGATCAACAATTTTTTCTTGGTAAGTTTTTTCACCATAAATTGTTTTAAGACGATCTAAAAGTTCCTGCTTTTTCTCACCTTGACGAACATACTCATCAACCACTTGACTGACTTGCTTACCAATATTAGCACAAGCCCAACCTAAATGTGTTTCAAGAATCTGTCCAACGTTCATACGAGAAGGCACACCCAATGGATTCAATACAAGATCAACTGAGGTTCCATCTTCAAGAAATGGCATATCTTCGACTGGAACAACACGGGATACAACCCCCTTGTTACCATGACGACCCGCCATCTTATCCCCAGGTTGTAATTTACGTTTAACCGCGATAAAGACTTTAACCATCTTCATTACACCAGGAGGAAGCTCATCACCACGTTGTAATTTGTCAACCTTATTGTTGAAACGTGCTTGAACACCAGCAACTTCACGATCGAAATCACGTTTTACTGCTTCAATATTCGCCATTACCGCATCATCAGCAACGACAATATTACGCCAAGCTCCTTTAGGGTGTTCTGACAAAACATCAAGCGTCAACATTGTTCCTGATGGAATCCCTTTGAAACCAACGCCAGCAGTTTGATCCAACAAGTTTTCTCTTAAACGATTGTAGAAAGAGCGTTCTTGAATAGCAAGTTCATCATCACGATCTTTACTCAAACGTTCAATTTCTGCACGTTCAATCGCCATCGCACGTTCATCTTTATCGATACCACGACGAGAGAATACACGAACATCAACAATCGTACCACTGGTTCCAGGAGGCAGTTTTAACGAGGTATCACGAACATCAGAAGCTTTTTCACCGAAAATCGAACGAAGTAATTTTTCTTCTGGTGTCATTGGGCTTTCACCCTTAGGCGTAATTTTACCCACTAAAATATCACCAGGGTTAACTTCTGCACCAATATATACGATACCTGCTTCATCCAAGTTGCGAAGTGCTTCTTCTCCAACATTTGGAATATCACGTGTAATTTCTTCTTGACCTAATTTGGTATCACGAGCCATGACTTCAAATTCTTCAATATGAATTGAAGTAAAGACGTCATCACGAGCAATCCGTTCAGAAATCAAGATTGAATCTTCGAAGTTATACCCATTCCAAGGCATAAACGCGACCAATACGTTGCGACCAAGTGCCAATTCACCAAGCTCTGTTGATGGACCATCAGCAATGATATCACCAGCCTGAATTTGATCACCAACATATACAAGCGGACGCTGGTTAATACAGGTTGATTGATTTGATCGTGTATATTTACGTAAGCGATAAATATCAACGCCTTGCGTTGAACCATTTTCATCCGTTGCACGCACAACGATACGCGCACCATCAATTTGATCAACAACACCACCACGTTTAGCAACAATCGTCGCACCTGAATCACGCGCAACCGCTGCTTCCATGCCTGTTCCAACCAAAGGCGCATCAGATCTGATCAAAGGCACAGCCTGACGTTGCATGTTTGAACCCATCAATGCACGGTTCGCATCATCGTTTTCCAAAAATGGAATAAGCGCCGCAGCAACAGACACCAATTGTTTTGGAGAAACGTCACAAGCCGTTACATCTTCAGGTCTGACTAACTGGAAGTCCCCACTATTACGAACAGAAACCAACTCATCTGTTAAATTACCGTCGGCATCTTGCTTTGCATCGGCCTGAGCAACAACAAGCTTATCTTCTTCCATTGCAGATAGATATTTCCATCCATCCTGCAACTTACCATCTTGAACCAAGCGATAAGGGGTTTCAATAAACCCATATTTATTCACTTTTGCATAAGTAGATAAAGAGTTAATCAACCCAATATTCGGACCTTCAGGCGTTTCAATAGGACAAATACGACCATAATGCGTCGGATGAACGTCACGGACTTCAAACCCTGCACGTTCACGTGTCAAACCGCCTGGTCCCAAAGCCGATAAACGACGCTTATGAGTCACTTCAGATAATGGGTTCGTTTGATCCATAAATTGTGACAACTGAGAAGAACCAAAGAATTCTCTAACCGCAGCAACAGCTGGCTTTGCATTAATCAAATCATGAGGCATGACAGTATCAATATCCACTGACCCCATACGTTCACGAATAGCACGTTCCATTCTTAATAATCCAAGGCGATATTGATTTTCCATCAACTCACCCACAGAACGTACACGACGATTGCCTAAGTTATCAATATCATCAACACTGCCGTGACCATCTTTTAATTCGCACATGATTTTAATAGTACGAAGAATGTCCACCTTACGTAAAGTACGCATCGTATCATCGCCTGGAACACCCAAACGAATATTCATTTTTACACGACCAACCGCAGACAAGTCATAACGGTCATAATCAAAGAACAAACCACGCAATAAAGATTCTGCAGTTTCAGCTGTTGGTGGTTCGCCAGGACGCATGACACGATAGATATCAACCAACGCATCATCTCTGGAAGTGTTCTTATCAGTAATTAATGTATTTCTGATCCAAGGTCCTGTAACGTTATCAATAGCTAAAGTTGGAATTTCATCCAACCCTAATTCTTCAAAGCGATCCAATGTTGCTTCTGTCAGCTCTTCGCCGGCCTCAGCATATATCTCACCCGTATTTTCATTAACTAAATCATGAGCAAAATAGCGCCCCAATAATTCTTCTCTACGAACTAAGACACTTTTTGTCTTTTCAGCGATTTTTCTTACAGTACGAGCAGTTAATTTAACATTAACATCTGCAACCACTTCACCTGTATCAGCATCAACCAATGGAGCCAACAACTTCATATTACGGAAAGCATCGGGTTCAAACGAACGTGACCAACCACCATCATTTTTTTTAAATGTTACAGTATTATAAAAATAAGAAAGAATTTCATCATCATCCATTCCACGCACTGGAATAGAATCCACATCTCCACCCTCTGTTGCTTTAGCATCACGCAACGCAATAGAGTTTGCGCCTTCTAGCGCATATAATAATGTGGTAACAGGGAATTTTCTTTTACGATCAATACGAACGTAAATTAAATCTTTACTATCAAATTCAAAATCCAACCATGAACCACGATAAGGAATAATTCTGGCTGTAAATAAAAACTTACCAGAAGAATGCGTCTTACCACCATCATGGTCAAAAAATACACCTGGACTACGGTGCATTTGTGATACAATAACGCGTTCCGTACCATTTACAATAAAGGTACCATTTTCCGTCATTAAAGGCATGTCACCCATATATACGGGTTGCTCTTTAATATCGCGGATAGAACGTGAACCTGTATCTTCGTCAATGTCCCAAACAATCAAACGAAGAACGACTCTCAAAGGCGCCGCATAGGTCAATCCACGCTGAAGGCATTCCTCAACATCATATTTCGGTTCTTCAAATTCGTAATTTACAAATTCGAGACGACCGTTACCCGCAAAATCATTGATTGGAAAAATCGAACGAAATACTTCCTCCAACCCCATTAAGGAACGATTCTCTGGCTTTACATCGCGCTGTAAGAAAGCCTCATAACTCGCCCTTTGCACATCAATAAGATTTGGCATTGGTGCGATTTCTGGAATCCGTCCAAAATTTTTGCGAATGCGCTTGCGTCCCGTGAACGATTTGCTTACCGCGTTCATCGTGTATTGTGCCCCATCGCTTGTTGCCAGATATATTTGTTACTACTCATCATTTATAAAACAAATAATCGGCTAATGATAACTAAAATATAACTCTCAACCAAAGAGTTACGCCTACCCCTAAAACCTAGGGAAACATATTTTATTCACGTCGTCAAAAAATTCTCTTTAACGACCAAGTAGGCGGACACCCAAACCTTGGGTTCCGCCCTACCATAATCCTAAATCCAACGATATAAAGACAACCCTATAAGCGTTTGATCCATAGCATTATTTAAATTCGACAGTAGCACCTTGTTCTTCAAGGGTCTTCTTAATTTTTTCTGCTTCATCTTTATTCACACCCTCTTTAAGAGTTTGTGGCGCACCTTCAACAAGATCTTTAGCTTCTTTTAAACCAAGACCTGTGATCGCGCGGACCTCT is a window encoding:
- the rpoC gene encoding DNA-directed RNA polymerase subunit beta'; amino-acid sequence: MNELMKILGQSGQAMTFDQIKIQLASSEQIRSWSYGEVKKPETINYRTFKPERDGLFCARIFGPIKDYECLCGKYKRMKFRGIVCEKCGVEVTLAKVRRERMGHIELASPVAHIWFLKSLPSRIGLMVDMTLKDLERVLYFENYVVLESGTSPLKQYSLLSEEQYLDAMDEYGHEGVEISIGAEAVKKILINIDCDVDKVDLRAELKETTSEVKRKKLVKRLKLVEAFSESGCRPEWMIMDVVPVIPPELRPLVPLDGGRFATSDLNDLYRRVINRNNRLKRLMELRAPDIIVRNEKRMLQESVDALFDNGRRGRAITGANKRPLKSLADMLKGKQGRFRQNLLGKRVDYSGRSVIVVGPELKLHQCGLPKKMALELFKPFIYSKLEKYGHATTIKAAKRMVEKERPEVWDIIEEVIREHPVMLNRAPTLHRLGIQAFEPVLVEGKAIQLHPLVCTAFNADFDGDQMAVHVPLSLEAQLEARVLMMSTNNILSPASGKPIIVPSQDIVLGLYYLSLDVPEFKLTPDQAEYDAEGRLVKEGAPVFANIGEIEHALSAKAIKLHDKIRTRYETKDAEGNSVTQRVITTAGRMLISQILPKHPAINFELINQQLTKKSISDIIDMVYRHCGQKECVIFADRMMGLGFAYAAKAGISFGKDDMIIPDAKQELVAKTTEEVKEFEQQYQDGLITAGERYNKVVDAWSRCTDEVQAAMMKEISRVEPGQRINSVWMMSHSGARGSPAQMKQLAGMRGLMAKPSGEIIEQPIIANFKEGLSVLDYFTSTHGARKGLADTALKTANSGYLTRRLVDVAQDCIIIDQDCETERGLTVRAVMDGGEVISSLSERILGRTLAADVLDPASGKILYPRNTLVEESEAEVIEQAGVESVMIRSVLTCDSQVGVCAYCYGRDLSRGTPVNIGEAVGVIAAQSIGEPGTQLTMRTFHIGGAAQRGAEQSMVEASRDGSIKILNLNVVQNSQGFDIVMSRNCEIVLLDENKVERARYRIPYGARLLVKNAAKVTRNQKMAEWDPYTLPIITEKSGTIEYQDLIDGITLVERMDEVTGLSSKVVVDYKQTSKSRDLRPRLQLKDSNGEVMKLANGNDARYFLSPDSLLSVENGVDVNAGDVLARIPREGSKTRDITGGLPRVAELFEARRPKDHAIIAENDGIVEFGKDYKAKRRIVVRNEETGEETEYLIPKGKHISVQEGDFVRRGDPLVDGPRVPHDILKVLGVEALSDYLIDEIQSVYRLQGVKINDKHIEVIVRQMLQKVEITDPGDTTYLVGETIDRLEFEQENIKCMNANERPAVASPVLQGITKAALQTKSFISAASFQETTRVLTEAASAGKVDTLMGLKENVIVGRLVPAGTGSVMNRFRALAYSRDKQRLADARIQIQSKDSLDTNIAQENEIEDVTEAVK
- the rpoB gene encoding DNA-directed RNA polymerase subunit beta, translated to MNAVSKSFTGRKRIRKNFGRIPEIAPMPNLIDVQRASYEAFLQRDVKPENRSLMGLEEVFRSIFPINDFAGNGRLEFVNYEFEEPKYDVEECLQRGLTYAAPLRVVLRLIVWDIDEDTGSRSIRDIKEQPVYMGDMPLMTENGTFIVNGTERVIVSQMHRSPGVFFDHDGGKTHSSGKFLFTARIIPYRGSWLDFEFDSKDLIYVRIDRKRKFPVTTLLYALEGANSIALRDAKATEGGDVDSIPVRGMDDDEILSYFYNTVTFKKNDGGWSRSFEPDAFRNMKLLAPLVDADTGEVVADVNVKLTARTVRKIAEKTKSVLVRREELLGRYFAHDLVNENTGEIYAEAGEELTEATLDRFEELGLDEIPTLAIDNVTGPWIRNTLITDKNTSRDDALVDIYRVMRPGEPPTAETAESLLRGLFFDYDRYDLSAVGRVKMNIRLGVPGDDTMRTLRKVDILRTIKIMCELKDGHGSVDDIDNLGNRRVRSVGELMENQYRLGLLRMERAIRERMGSVDIDTVMPHDLINAKPAVAAVREFFGSSQLSQFMDQTNPLSEVTHKRRLSALGPGGLTRERAGFEVRDVHPTHYGRICPIETPEGPNIGLINSLSTYAKVNKYGFIETPYRLVQDGKLQDGWKYLSAMEEDKLVVAQADAKQDADGNLTDELVSVRNSGDFQLVRPEDVTACDVSPKQLVSVAAALIPFLENDDANRALMGSNMQRQAVPLIRSDAPLVGTGMEAAVARDSGATIVAKRGGVVDQIDGARIVVRATDENGSTQGVDIYRLRKYTRSNQSTCINQRPLVYVGDQIQAGDIIADGPSTELGELALGRNVLVAFMPWNGYNFEDSILISERIARDDVFTSIHIEEFEVMARDTKLGQEEITRDIPNVGEEALRNLDEAGIVYIGAEVNPGDILVGKITPKGESPMTPEEKLLRSIFGEKASDVRDTSLKLPPGTSGTIVDVRVFSRRGIDKDERAMAIERAEIERLSKDRDDELAIQERSFYNRLRENLLDQTAGVGFKGIPSGTMLTLDVLSEHPKGAWRNIVVADDAVMANIEAVKRDFDREVAGVQARFNNKVDKLQRGDELPPGVMKMVKVFIAVKRKLQPGDKMAGRHGNKGVVSRVVPVEDMPFLEDGTSVDLVLNPLGVPSRMNVGQILETHLGWACANIGKQVSQVVDEYVRQGEKKQELLDRLKTIYGEKTYQEKIVDLDDNELVEFCNDIRKGVSIMTPVFDGASIPDIEGMLTQAGLNPSGQSTLIDGRTGEVFERPVTVGYIYMLKLHHLVDDKIHARSIGPYSLVTQQPLGGKAQFGGQRFGEMEVWALEAYGAAYTLQEMLTVKSDDVSGRTKVYEAIVKDQDDFEAGIPESFNVLIKELKSLGLNVELEQNAE